A region of the Arachis hypogaea cultivar Tifrunner chromosome 15, arahy.Tifrunner.gnm2.J5K5, whole genome shotgun sequence genome:
CCACATCATGCCACGCCCCCATGATAAGTCCCTCAGTTACATAGGTGGTGACACTAGAATCGTGGTGGTGGATCGCAATTCAACCCTAAAGGACCTCTGTTTGCGCCTTTCCCGCACTTTACTCAATGGAAGACCCTTCACACTCAAGTACCAGTTACCAAACGAGGACCTTGACAACCTCATCTCTGTCACCACTGATGAAGACCTTGACAACATGATCGAAGAGTATGATCGTGTGGCTGCAGCATCAGCATCTACCCTGAAGCCTTCACCTTCAAGACTCAGGGTGTTCCTGTTCTTCTCCAAGCCAGAGACCACTGTTTCAATGGGATCCCTCCTTGATGATGCGAAATCTGAGACATGGTTCGTGGATGCGCTCAACAACTCGGGGATGCTCACAAGGGGTGTGTCAGATTCCGCAGCAGGAGAAACCATTGTAAACCTTGATGGTGTTGGCCCTGCTGTTTCAGCTAGTGGTTCAAGCAACAACTTGGAGGCTCAGGCTGCGGCAGTGGCAGAGTCTTTGGTTCTGGCTGATAATATCACtggcaacaataacaacaacaacaacaacaaggtgAAGAATTTGCAGGATGTTGCAGCTGTGAATTCACTACCTGGCTCACCTTCATCagcttcttctccttcaatggctAATCTCCCACCCATCCGGGTTCGTGTCGATGACAATGGTGCTAGTAGGCTTCAGCAGGAGCAAAGGGTTGGGGTGATGGAGGAGCAGTTAGCACAGATGACAATTGGCGCAAGTGGTGTGAGGCGAGATGAAGGGTTTGTTGTTGTTCCCTCTACTGTGGCTATGCCTGCTGCAGTGCCTGCAACTATGAGTTTGGCTGCAGCAGCAATGGTTACTAGCAATAGTAGTGATATCATGAATAGGCTTATTATCTCTGAGGATGAGAGATCAGATCCTGGTGTTCCTCTTGGGTTTGGGAAGCCTCCTTTACCATTGCAACTTGTGCAACCAAGGACTGGTGGTGGTGTGAGTTTACCTTCTCCAGATTCAGTTGCAAGGTATCTACTATTCATGTCTGTTGGTAACTAATTTTTGCCAAGTAAGCCACCAATTTAGTCTTCGGATGTTTGAAATGCCAACAATTTAGCCCCCAGAAGAAAAGAAACttaagatttttaaattctctGGGCATAAATTGTCAACAAACCAATCTTCAggagactaatttttttttcttgatctcTATATGATATCTGTTTCTGGcttctttcttttttatcctTAAACTCTTTCTTCTGTTGAATCATATCAAACTCATAAGAATCAATTTAGGTGATGACAATTAGTTTATTGAAATTAACTGTTATTGGTTAACATTTTCAGTGACAGTAGTAGCATTGCATCAACAAATTCTTTCTCGAAGAATGTGTACTATCAAGAACAAGTCCAACCTTCACATGTAGATAACAAAGCTCCTACTATAAGCAATGCCAAGATTGAAATTAGAGAACAAATTCAGGATCCAAATTACACGTTACCTCCACAATTGGATCAAAACCAGCAACTCCACCAGCAATTTGTGCAAGCAAGCAGCCCCTACATTCACCACCCTGCAGCCGCCACCAATACAGTGCCAGTGTCATCTTACTACCCAGTTTACGCACCGCCGCCACCGCTGCCATCACAGCCAACACTTCACCAACATCCAATTCCCCAAACTCAACAACAGCAACAGTATCAACCAGTTTATGTTATGCCTGTTGGACACACACAACAACCATACAATGTAACATTGCAACACAACATTGCTGATCCTAACATGGTAGCATCAGGTAGACAACTAGTACCCCAGAGTATTGCTGCTCCTGCAGTGTCAACAACAGCATACAAAGATGGCACATTACCAATTTACCCTCCTAGGCCAAATACCCAACCACAAACTACTCAGGCATTTATTCAAATACCTTCTAGTCACTTTCAGCAACAACCACAGTATGTGGGTTTGACCCAAGTTCAGCAccatcaacaaccaccaccaccacagcacATTGCTGTGGTTCCATCTGGTAGTGGTGGAGGTGGTGGTGCTAATTACGGCTATGAATATGGTGGTGGCACTGTGCAAGATCAAGCTGCATACTACACACAACAGCAACAAGCTACTACAGCTCCATTGACTTCTCAGTACCAATCCATGACTCCGGCGGCGGCAGCGGCGGCGCTATCGGATGCTTCGAAGCCATTCCCCAATGAAAATCTTCAGCAGCCAAACAGAGCTTCACAACCCGTATAGAGAAAAATGAACCATTTCTGAGGGAAGCTTTTTGAGGGGGTTAATTTGGTCTTTTTGCTTTCATTTATTAATGATGAATGTATGGATGTTTCTTTTCTTGAGGGAAAAGAGAATAAGTACCACATAATCGTCTCTTTCTATTTTTAGGGTGTAAGGTGAAAATtggatgaaattttttataatgaatTTCATATGTAGTGTTTACTCATGAACATgatatttatttgtgaaaattttcaTCCCTTTTTTTTACCTTTCAATCAAAAAAACCCTTGACCTTATATAATGTAACATTTAAGATTATATACTATATTGCAAAATTAGCTTTAATTGTTATCTCGGATATTTAATTACTTGAATAAGGCAGCTAAGTCACTTGACAGTCAAGTTTATTTTTGTCTACTTCTGATTAAACAAGAGAATCACTAGATTTGGTTATTTCATTTCCAAAGCTTTTATGGATCTACCATAAACTGAAGTTTTTCGAGGTGTATGTTTATGTTCAATTAGCACGTGTTTATGTTCACGGCGACGGCATAATATATTGTACACTACTATTTACCGAAATGTTAATGCTAGAGGGGAAAAAGTAGAGAAAAAATTATGAATGGTCCTTTGACAATTATTTGAccattattttaaaagataatgagATTCTCaggttttaataaaaaaattacttttttggtttttttgttattttgtgagGTTGGTTAGTTTATCGacctatcaatattttttttggtattaatAGAATAAACCTACATAGTATATTAAACGGTTGATTTATCTATTAAGAActaattagaatttataatttttttttgttgggagTCTGGTTATCTTTAGGAATAATTATTAGGTCCgttcagtttttttatttttttttattatcttatcaAATACATTGGttaaatttattatgtaaaattgaGAAATATtagcaaattttaaattatttttatttataaaaattaatgaatgatatattagtaattaatgtGTCACATAAGCATGTTCTAGAGAGAGATCATCGACAGATGAACTAACTAATTTTACAAAGTTAAATATCAAAggtcaagaaaaatatttttttattgaaaatcttGTGCTCTTTCGAAAAAATTATTAAGGACAGGTACGGATATTcatccaaaaaataattatttttttatttttaaaatattattgttattgaaatgtATATAAATTGTTGATGTATACAGTTATCGGTATTATATTCGTATTGTTCATAATGTtgattttagaaaataataaattttattttaataatgacAAACATATATATGGTTGGATTGAAAGACCAAAAGTTTGTttgatgtgaattttttttttttttttggtactttaaacgggacatgaagttcaagaAGACTAAGAGGCTACACTGTAACTATGCAGGGTAAAACGACCCCTTTAGTATCATCATCAATAATCATTCTAAGGATACCAAAAGGCAGGTCCACAAAATGATAACTAGGTTTCTTTTCTGTAAGCAGTCAGCTGCACGGTTCCCTTCCCTGTATGTATGGCTGAATTTGAGTTGTCATTCCCTATTGATAAGGGAGTAGATTCTCTTTATTAGActatttggatgatttttttctttgtttttttcatcaagaacttctaTCACCGTCTTGGAATTCAACTCTATCACTGCCTTTCTGAATTCCAACTCCCACAAAGTTTTGAGACCATAATACACTCCCCAAAGTTTTGATGTGAATGTTGATAGTACAGTTCTAAATCTATTTTTGATAAAGAAGCccaataaaaaatacattttgcCTATGCTATTGATAATTAGACAAAACAAAGAGGAAGCTGGTATATGAATAAACCATGCCAAGTTAAATGTATTTGCAATCAATCAGGCCCAAGTGTTATTGTGTAACCCAAACAATAGAACCAAGTATTTGAACCTTAGCTGCTTGGACCAAATTCTTAGTCCAGCCCATTGTCTTTATGAAAGGAAAATCATCTAATTGCTGGTGGAGTTTTGGTGATTCGGGCAATGCACAAATAAGAAAGAGAAGTTCACATTTTCACTAAGCACTAAAGAGGAAGGAAGGAAAAGCAAATATTGGAGGCTATGTCAAATCAAATGGGAgccaaaagtaatttttttaaattaggctaaattataaaaaagaggtaaaatattttcattaatATGCAAGTCAATTACTTGTTGAATCCTCCTTTCCTCTGCACATATAATTtcgagaaacaaaagaaaaacggAGTCTATCTCTTTCTACTATGAATCAATGGCTAATATTGAAAATTGGGGTCAAAGTACAAGATTAAGGTTTTAGATTTGGCAAACTCATTAAGGAAGTCAGATCAATGAAGTTGTTGCTGCTTATCTCTCCTCTGCTGTGCTTAACTCTGATCTTAAATCCCTAATTTTTTAGTCTAATTGAAGAAAAGAAAGGGAGGACTTCAATTGGTTCAAGATTCAAGGAGTTGACTTAGAAAAGCAAACCCCTAGCTGTGGCTACAGAACTCCATACAAAAAAGAGAAATCAACTTTAATTTGGTCAAGGAGAGAGAACCagaaatgatgtttgattgagaGCTTCTCTACTGTTCTTGCTCAACATTTTGGATAGTATTTCTACATCAAATGAACATTTCGTCAAGATGAAGAGCTTCACATGAGAGAGCTAAATCCGGTTCATCCTATAATTTCAGAGTTGTTCAACATCATCTCCTTTATGGTCTAtcattgaatattttattttcatgttttatcttttttttttcacttcagTGGTAAAAGACATATATGTGAGGTATTAAGAAAAAACCAttgaaagaaaaggcaaagagataTACTTAGAGAGAAAAGCCATGTTGGGTGAGCACTTAGTAATTGTATCATAATTCGGAGAGAATTTTCTTactaagttgggtaagcacttaaTGGTTAAAAGTCTAGGGAGTGAACCTAGCCAAATCAAGTTTGGGTAGAAGTTTAGTTTGTCTCTAATAGGATTAGGTTGAATTTTTAGAAATTGgtaatatttgaaaagatagtgaaaattccacctctgttgtggtggagactggatgtaagcTACATTGCAAAAGGTAGCTGAATCAAGATACATGGCtgtgctattttttttcttccctactctgtttttgttttttatttttattgttatgagataaaatgaaattgtctccTTTATAATCCATCTCGCAGTCTAAATAGAAGCAaagttttattttctagtttGAGGATTAATtaatcaagtttaaaataagaccATAGATTCAAGAATTTACAAATAAAGAATTCGCAAACCATGTTTTCAAGCTTTCAAAAGTCctttatggtttaagacaagtTCCAATAGTTTGATATGAAAGATTtagttcttttcttttgaaaaaaatggttttcaaagaggcaccactgatactactctcttcattaaaaattctaaGACTTTTTCATCCTAGTGCAAATTTATGTTAATGATATAATTTTTGGTTCAGCCGATGAGTCCCTTTGTGTTGATTTTAGCAatctcatgacaagtgaatttaaCATAAGCATGATGTGCGAACTTAACTTTTTCCttgaaattcaaattaaacaaacatcaaattaaacaaacatcaaatcttatttttgtttatcaagaaaagtatgccaagaaactagttaagaaatttggatTGGAGAATGCCAATCCCATGGGCTCTCCAATGCATCCGAACTCGCAGTTAGAAAAGGATGAAACTGGAAAAGATGTTGATGAAACTAGGTATAAAGGAAAGATAGGTTCTCTtatgtatcttacatcctctagaccggacattgtgcaaagtgttaaagtttgttcaagatttcaatcacaaccaaaagagtcacatctttctatAGTTAAAAGAATCATAGATATGTTTATGGCACGTCCAACTTTAGTTTATGATATCCTAGGTCTAATGATTTTTCTGTAGTTAGGTATTGTGATACAGATTTTGCTAGAGATAGAGTGGATAGGAGAAACACTTATGATATTTGCTATTTTTTTGGCAGGTCTctaaacatgtggtcaagcaacaAGCAATCCACTATAACCTTGTCCACTGCCGAAGTTGAATACATTGCTACCTCATCTTGTTCTCAATTGTTATAGTTGAAAACCCAGTTAGCCGATTGCAAAAGCAGAACATATTTCCttgttttgtgataacatgaatgccattaattttttaaaaaatcctgTTTTACACTCAAGAACaaaacatattgaagtgagatTTTACTCAATAAGAAAACATgttcaaaagaaaaatattgacATTCAAATTGTTAAACCGGAGGAACAACTGGATGATATATTCACAAAACCTTTGGCTGAAGACAGGTTCTGCAAATTAAGAATGAACTTAGGCATATTCTGTTATGAATCTTTGTTTTAAATCTTGCTGATGTTGAGTATGAAATTTTTGTCTCACAGGTCGAAATGAGACATTTCTGGGCAGATGAAGGACTTTTAATATGGAGCATTGAATCTGAATTTTATCTTTGAAATAATTTTAAGTAGGTCAAACATTCTTTTCTGATATCAAGTGGTCCTATGTATTTCCTTAAACACAACCCTTCTTGGACCCAATATGAATTTGTATGAACATGAGTATACCTCGTTGGTTTTTGTCATATATTAAAAATCACTTTCAATTTTTTGTCTTTTCTGcattttaaacaattattttgaaGCATACCTTTTTAACCTTAggtcaaattcttttcaaatcaagTTTTATTGGGTTTTAAACTTTTCTTTTTTCAAGAACACTCTTAACTTGCTGTAGTTGCAAAGCAAACCTCTTTATACATCTTGCATGTCTCTTCACATTTCTCATACTcatcatttcaatttttaaaaaaattacaacttCTATTTTGATCTTATTAATGTCTTTTTTGAGAGTTTTGTTCCGCAGGTCAAAGAGGCATTTGTTGGATAAGTAATAAGTGATATGAATTTTTAAGTGTAGAGAAAAAGACATGAACCGTGCTTAAATTTTATTACATATGTGattccttttgttttctgaaatctTCTATATGGGCTATATTAGGTTGTACCAAGGATTGATCCTTCATCATCTTTTAAACATTTTGCatatcttaattttatcttttttgacaGCTTTATTTGGTACTGATAGCTAATACTACTTTGCTACACTTATGATGTTATTTTCTTTGAAACATTACCTTCATTTGTTTTCTAGATTATTTTCACAATATTTTAAGAATGAAACCTTTAGTTTTCACATTCCTCTAACATATTATTTTGCAGGTTTTGTTCttcgttttattttttatttttttcccaccTTGAACAAAAGTGAGAGAAAATGTATATATGAGGCTTAATAAAGCTTACTGAGATTATTGGTTATTAGTTTTGgttagttttgaaaattaaactCGTTTTCGAATTTTATGGATACTTATGTGCTTTTGATTATGTTGTGTTTATACTTGTACTGCTGAATTGTTGCTTACCATACTGCTATataagataatttttaaatagtTTGTAATATTTTCTTGTATGAATTATTCTGCTTTTGTACAACTACGAAATTGTAGATAAGCATGTATATACATTGGATTATTTTGTTGGTATTATTGTTTGTGTCCTCAGATTAAGCGATAAGCATACATTAAGGTGGAGCAACCCTTATAAAAGAAAGGGGGAGTACATCAAGTTAATATGGTATCATTAAGGAAAAGTCTATAAACTTGTTCTATTTCAATTCCTTTGATTAATACCTCATATATCATGTTTGTCATTAAgggagagattgttgagtttaaaaaataataaactttgttttgatgatgacaaacatataTTTGGTTGAGTTGAAAGTCCAAAAATTTATTTGATGTGAATGTTCATAGTGCAGGTTCAAATCTGTTTTTGATAGAGAAGCCCAATAAGAAATACATCTTGCCTATGCTATTGATAGTtggacaaaacaaaacaaaaaaagctgGTATATGAATAAACCATGCCaagttaaatatatttataatcaatCAAGCCCAAGTGTTATTGTGTAGCCCAAACAATAGAACTAAGTATCTGAACCTTAACTACTTAGATCAAGTTCTTAGTCCAGTTTATTGCCTTCATGAAAGAAAAATATCTAGTTATTGGTGGAGTTCTGGTGATTCGAATAAGTcacaaagaagaaagagaagtttGCCTTTTTACTAAGCAGCAAAAAGGAAGGAAAGAAAAGCAAATATTGGAGGCTATGTCAAATCAAATAGGAGTTGAAAGTAATCTGCTAAAGTTAGGCTAAATCAGAAGAAagatgtaaatatttttattaacatgCAAGTTAATTACTTGTTGAATCCTCTTTCTCTTTGCACATGCAATTTcggataacaaaaaaaaaatggagtCTACCTCCTTCTACTATGAATCAATAGCTAATATTAAAATTTGGGGCCAAAGTATAAGATTAAGGATTTAGATTTGGTAAACTCATTAAGGATACCAGATCAATGAAGTTGCTGCTACTTATCTCTCCTATGTTGTGCTTAACTTTAATATCAAATTCCTGATATTCTGGtctgataaaaaaaagagaggacTTCAGCTGGTTTAAGATTCAAGGAGTTGACTTAGGAAAGCAATCCCTAGCCGTGCATATAGGACTCCATACAAAAAGGAGAAATCAACTTCAATTTGGCCAAGGAGAGAGAACCATAAACGGTATTTGATTGAGAGCTTCTCTActattcttgctcaacattttgGATAGTATTTTTACATCTAAGGAACATTCTGCCAAAATGAAGAGCTTCACATGAGAGAGCTAAATTCGATTCATCATATAGCTTCAGAGCTGTTCAACATCATCTTTTTCATGGTCTACCATTAAATATGTTGTTTCtatgttttatctttttttgtttcaCTTCAATGGTAAACGGCATATATGTGAGGCATTAAGAAAAAGTCATTGAGAGAAAAAACAAAGAGAAGTACTTAGAGAGAAAAGCCAATATTATGTCATGTCTCTTTTAATTGTATTTCTACTTTATATCTTGTATCTGAGAGGTATCCCTTactaagttgggtaagcacttagtgGTGGTATCATGATCTTGAGAGGATTCCCTTGCTAAGTTGAGTGAGCACTTACTGATTGAAAGTCTAGATAATGAACCTAcccaaatcaagcttgggtagaaGTTTGGTTTGTCCCTGATAGAATAAAGTTAAATTCTTGGAAattagtgtatgtaatacttgaaaagatagtgaaaatttcGCTTCTGTTGTGGTAGAGATTGAATGTAGGCTACATTACAAAaggtagctgaaccaggatacatggttGTGTCATTTTCTTTTTTCCTGCTCTGTTTCTATTTTCGATcgttatgaaacaaaataaaattgtctcctgcATAATCCATCTTGCAATTTGAACAGAAgcaaaattttatttctaatttaaaaattaattaatcaaatttaaaataatgtcatagattcaaccccccattTTTTAGACCATCAAAAACTTGAtgattgttgtaaaataaataaagaagagaaataattataaaatatagaaatataaatatgCTCGTATCTCACTATAATATAAGAAATTTATCTATTCACTTAATATTATATGATGTAATGTATATAAAATAAGagagggatatatatatatatataatgagaaaGAGAAATATTGCTCAgtaaaataagagagagaattgATTTGTGATTTATCACTTGCTTGCTTTTTTCGGAGGCAAATgcctctatttatacatgtatgagggggatcaatttcaacattcattaattattattccTTCTTTGAGAATGTGAGTACTGCATGGGAATGGGCATCTACGtcccattcttatcacaacactcccccttggatgcccatttaggattatttcatcgttaaaaccttactaaagaaaaatccagtaggaaaaaaccttagtgaaggaaaaagagtacaatatccttggggattgcctcattaaaaaaccttgtcaagaaaaatccaatggaaaaaaaacctgaccaaggaaaaaagagtacagtctccccctcttatcgacatcatttaatgtctcgaaatcggcacatcccaatctcatgtaccaatctttcaaaggaggattttgggagtgactttgtaaataaatctgccagattgtcacctgagcggatctgttggacatcaattgtcccttgattttgaagatcatgagtgaagaagaatttgggagaaatatgctttgttctatcacctttgatgtatccacccttaagttgagcaatgcatgctgtattatcttcaaacatgacagttggagctatcttatgatcaatcagtccacatgatgatagaatatattgaatcagactcctcagctaaaaacactcgcgactagcttcatgaatcgccagtatttcagcatgattagaggatgttgcagcaatcgtctgtttcgtggacctccaagatatagctgtaccaccatatgtgaataggtatcctgtttgagatctccctttatgtggatcagacaagtatctggcatctgcatagccaactagttgtgacttggatccatagggataaaacaatcccatatcaaccgttccatgaagatatcgaaagatttgcttgattccactccaatatcttctggttggagaggaactataccttgctagtaaattcacagcaaatgatatattaggtcttgtattattagcaagatacattagcgctccaatggcactaagatatggtacttcaggaccaaggatatcttcattttcttctttaggacggaattgatccttctccatatccaaagatcttacgatcattggggtactcaagagatgtgacttatccatataaaatctcttcaagatcttttctgtgtatgttgtttgatgaataaagatcccattttttatatgctcgatctgcaggccgagacaaaatttagtccttccaagatctttcatctcaaactcttcttttagagtttttattattgttggaatctcttcaagagtcccaatgatatttaaatcatcaactacacagcaataataatgaatccagatgtagttttctttatgaaaacacatggacagatataatcattcttgaatccatttttggccagatactcagtaagacgattataccacattcgtccaaatTGCTTcaaaccatataaagatctttgcaatttgactgagtataatccttgcgaatattcattggatggtttagatatctttagtcctttagggactttcatatagatatcccgatctaatgagccgtataagtaggctgttaccacatccattaaatgcatatgcagtttatgatatgcagataaactgaccacataacgcaatgttatcgcatccactataggggaatacgtttcttcataatctatatcgggcctttgtgaaaaccttgtgccacaagtcgggctttatagcacacaactttatttttctcatttcgttttctcacaaatgcCCATCGGTattcaacaggttttacatcttcaggtgtacggactacaggtccaaaaacttcacgttttgcaagtgagtctaattcagccttcatggctgcttcccattttggccaatcatttctttgtcgacattcttcgactgatcttggctcaagatccttactttcatgcatgatatttaatgccacattatatgcaaatatttcattgacaattgtcttatttcggtcccatttctctcctgtaaagacataatttatcgagatctcgtattttcactattttcaggtacctgaacgtcttctggcgttaaaactatatcagaattttggacaactgcaggtgtctctactatgtctttttcaacaggaataatatttacctcttttctctttcgaggatttttgtctttagaatcgacaggcctgccacgcttctggcgtgtatttacttcggtggcaatttgtccaactgggacatcaatttgtattggggcattttccgctggtatataagatttggttatcctttttgtatcggaaaatgcatcaggcaatttatttgctattctttgcaaatgtataatcttctgaacttctagttcacattgccttgatcaaggatctaaatgcatcaaggatgatgcattccaattaagttccttttcaagaAACTTATTCTCCcctcctaatgttggaaattttgattcatcaaaatgacaatccacaaaccgagctttaaatacatctccagtttgtatctcaagatacctcactatagagggagaatcatatccaacatatatccccaattttctttggggtcatattttggtgcgattaggtggtgca
Encoded here:
- the LOC112751063 gene encoding uncharacterized protein, with the protein product MDPPPTQPPAMPPHPSTMAPTTVMAATATSIQTNNPDSVESSPRCRIGETWNDELIVPVPGAKLRLMCSYGGHIMPRPHDKSLSYIGGDTRIVVVDRNSTLKDLCLRLSRTLLNGRPFTLKYQLPNEDLDNLISVTTDEDLDNMIEEYDRVAAASASTLKPSPSRLRVFLFFSKPETTVSMGSLLDDAKSETWFVDALNNSGMLTRGVSDSAAGETIVNLDGVGPAVSASGSSNNLEAQAAAVAESLVLADNITGNNNNNNNNKVKNLQDVAAVNSLPGSPSSASSPSMANLPPIRVRVDDNGASRLQQEQRVGVMEEQLAQMTIGASGVRRDEGFVVVPSTVAMPAAVPATMSLAAAAMVTSNSSDIMNRLIISEDERSDPGVPLGFGKPPLPLQLVQPRTGGGVSLPSPDSVASDSSSIASTNSFSKNVYYQEQVQPSHVDNKAPTISNAKIEIREQIQDPNYTLPPQLDQNQQLHQQFVQASSPYIHHPAAATNTVPVSSYYPVYAPPPPLPSQPTLHQHPIPQTQQQQQYQPVYVMPVGHTQQPYNVTLQHNIADPNMVASGRQLVPQSIAAPAVSTTAYKDGTLPIYPPRPNTQPQTTQAFIQIPSSHFQQQPQYVGLTQVQHHQQPPPPQHIAVVPSGSGGGGGANYGYEYGGGTVQDQAAYYTQQQQATTAPLTSQYQSMTPAAAAAALSDASKPFPNENLQQPNRASQPV